In a genomic window of Eriocheir sinensis breed Jianghai 21 chromosome 38, ASM2467909v1, whole genome shotgun sequence:
- the LOC127008624 gene encoding SH3 and multiple ankyrin repeat domains protein 3-like isoform X10 produces the protein MPSTTSSVDRFHHYKRPGSRRSRVNYNYKYRRASCPLAFEENSPRRLLRSRSAVIMEDGVSLSSASGSASGAGGSSSASSMAGEEVVLRINVPELKVEKCLQFHRDDLVWDVKQQALAALPKVALWYRELRESFNYGLFCPPQNGRAGKFLDEERPLGDYPLLTPVGYLELKYKRRVYKMLHLEEKALRALHTRANLRRFLEYVKENNVDKVSKMCAKGMDPNFHCQETGETPLTLAARIKKPARMIVAMVNGGALLDYRTRDGVTAMHRAVQASNFEAVKTLLDLGASPNYRDTRGLTPLYYSVTHNTDPLLCEALLHDYAVIGASDSQGWQETHQACRNKMVQHLEHLLFYGADMNAQNASGNTPLHVCAVNNLEDCARVLLFRGCNKNAINYANQTPYQVAVIAGNMDLGEVIKTHNEDDVVPFKEPPKYNPNRRISGVPLSRTHSDPRLEVSTTTKPPSPSPSTRSIPPFSSASSLSETSTGSSSTCTHPSEMDSEECASALGSASLNAAGMDCCDMVSDSSGVCTSNSGSAESYDATPTDVTQFDMGMLVVCLQQYILHKPGHLDINAGDILEVTGSTDDGMLEGVLRGVTGVFPPHCVQEVRLRNPQAVRESLIAPQVARVQGRREMMVPPHYGTAPRIRKPVNEPRTVVLHRGKKGFGFVLRGAKATSPLMERPHERGPALQYLDDVDPGGVADLAGLKKGDYLIKINGEDVSQASHEHVVTLIRKSGDLVQMVVVTPSPMTSFTALKPPMGNIGTIRRGCQTLPRKLHAVRSSQAPPAPPPRDPRTTLSVGRARAKSMVAGLQDIEALDASMRENGDVMSRSAGEHYGVGLYGSPQGTPSMGTPVGTPPGPKVASIKARPSSKRMTAAEVEDLFQHSSSPPTSPSSRPPRVYASVAEMKKAKAMKARHVAELTRMHKVFRSTPDLKAGVTAPLPAATAEEKRKSISQEDLFISTLNGQGSRHSLACPPRRSSTLGRSPVGGGSLGSSQSWQSGEDDEDDDEEEEESSDSPNCSPGPVEYRMLRRSQSAVNAAMLRRAGLHPPPTHPPPPPPLGQLVKVDISRSKSDYATVGVAPSTPDSAPLSPAIQSSFRPTDSAKLYASPEEVKAVGYRSPDSAGRKGTSVKTRSQSLPPSTSRPSVQRGSPERAAQAAYSATAYSTFRGEGREGSRSQEPLSPPATAPHRPPVSDSVTYARPKNNRSVQENVETNSPSRVVPQGGRGAPPPSTPAPDIPEPDYSSDENSSAPSLSQDDSKKTKTLKKKKQSVAFSPNLVTSTDPPTPPQQDSDGPHYAAPSRTPAPALAPVGPLGGNNFRDMIAQKAAERQARQDDGPEGSRSANSSPAKRINNGNGNGALGDAIQESALFNRQREKSSPAPQVGRPVSGPNEDLKMGRIMRNSKSCPNEFLEDGDNSSSGVSSDQDPAEAYVTVINTESDTISATTSGNGGSERFLSHQGSRDDSSEASESSDEASDRTWILTNERSGERSDSRSDSDSNGARRSGSLTRNAVSLVKLPPPQETTEPDLEGETARQGDQDTLSTVSSLSSLSSGSGGSGGERERAHPPLTQAQHSLPTTTHPHMRATLPRTPSAVTRAASAPPQTTHGMKTVAGGSLTRGRPREQLWSSEGEGGGMVREKSAPPASRTLERPYKGTMNSRGAEYERSIEESLQLIRMHMDSLNEVNTLAGVPGAGGGSEMVLAPPPEFCDLSLSEHHPRRNKTVIHISSDTQDPPVSLVSGPSRHHHHHHHHLHHHHQQQQQQPQQQQHPQQQHPQQQHQHQLQQQQLQQQQLQQHQLQQHQLQQQQLQQHQLQQHQLQQHQLQQHQIQQHQLQQQLQQQQLQQQLQQQQQQEQEDDTPQFRHKTLTEWTTRDTTEWLESIFMPEYKDSFEEQDIDGRKLMGLNNDALINLGVRRVGHRVSMEKSLKRYKPTERIDL, from the exons GAACTCCGGGAGAGCTTCAACTATGGACTCTTCTGTCCGCCCCAGAATGGCCGCGCTGGGAAGTTTTTGGATGAGGAGAGGCCACTAGGAGACTACCCTCTCCTTACACCTGTGGGTTATCTAGAG CTTAAGTACAAGCGGAGAGTCTACAAAATGCTTCACCTGGAGGAGAAGGCTCTGCGTGCACTCCACACTCGGGCAAACCTTCGGCGATTCCTGGAGTACGTGAAGGAGAACAATGTGGACAAGGTGTCGAAGATGTGTGCCAAGGGAATGGACCCCAACTTTCACTGTCAGGAAACTGGAG AAACACCGCTGACCCTTGCTGCTCGTATCAAGAAGCCAGCACGCATGATTGTGGCGATGGTGAACGGCGGTGCGCTGCTGGACTACCGCACCAGAGACGGAGTAACTGCTATGCACAGGGCAGTCCAGGCCAGCAACTTTGAGGCTGTAAAAACACTGCTTG ATCTTGGCGCTTCACCGAATTATCGCGACACTCGTGGCCTGACGCCGCTCTACTACTCCGTGACCCACAACACCGACCCCTTGCTGTGTGAGGCTCTGCTGCACGACTATGCTGTCATCGGGGCGTCGGACAGTCAGGGCTGGCAGGAGACCCATCAG GCCTGCCGCAACAAGATGGTTCAGCACCTAGAACATCTGCTCTTTTATGGAGCTGACATGAATGCCCAGAATGCCTCTGGCAACACACCGCTCCATGTGTGTGCCGTCAACAACCTCGAAGACTGTGCCCGCGTCCTGCTGTTCCGAGGATGCAACAAGAATGCTATAAACTATGCCAATCAGACGCCCTATCAG GTGGCAGTCATTGCTGGAAACATGGACCTTGGGGAAGTGATAAAGACCCATAATGAGGATGACGTAG tGCCCTTCAAGGAACCACCAAAATACAACCCAAACAGACGCATCTCTGGAGTGCCTCTCTCCCGCACCCACTCTGACCCCAGACTGGAAGTGAGCACCACTACCAAGCCGCCCTCACCCTCGCCCTCCACCCGCTCCATCCCGCCCTTCagctctgcctcctccctcagTGAGACCTCCACCGGCAGCAGCTCCACCTGCACCCACCCCAGCGAGATGGACAGCGAGGAGTGTGCCAGCGCCCTCGGTTCAGCCAGTCTCAATGCTG CGGGTATGGACTGCTGTGACATGGTGAGTGACAGTTCTGGTGTGTGCACATCAAACAGCGGTAGTGCGGAGAGTTACGACGCCACACCCACAGATGTTACGCAGTTTGACATGGGCATGCTGGTGGTGTGTCTGCAGCAGTACATCCTACACAAGCCTGGACACCTGGACATCAATGCTGGTGACATTCTGGAAG TGACTGGTAGCACGGATGACGGTATGCTGGAGGGGGTGCTGCGGGGGGTGACTGGGGTGTTCCCGCCTCACTGCGTCCAGGAGGTGCGGCTGCGCAACCCCCAGGCTGTGAGGGAGTCCCTGATCGCCCCCCAGGTGGCCAGGGTGCAGGGCCGGCGGGAGATGATGGTGCCACCCCACTACGGCACAGCACCGAGGATCAGGAAGCC TGTCAATGAGCCTCGCACGGTTGTCCTTCACCGGGGCAAGAAAGGCTTTGGGTTTGTGCTGCGGGGTGCCAAGGCTACGTCGCCCCTGATGGAGCGTCCCCATGAGCGCGGCCCGGCCCTGCAATACCTCGACGATGTGGACCCCGGCGGCGTGGCGGACCTGGCAGGACTAAAGAAGGGAGATTACTTGATAAAG ATCAACGGCGAGGATGTGTCCCAGGCATCCCACGAGCATGTTGTAACCTTGATCCGTAAGTCTGGCGACCTGGTGCAGATGGTGGTGGTCACGCCAAGCCCCATGACCTCCTTCACCGCCCTTAAACCGCCGATGGGCAACATTGGCACAATAAGACGTGGGTGCCAGACACTACCCCGAAAACTCCACGCAG TGCGGTCGTCCCAAGCCCCCCCAGCTCCCCCCCCAAGGGACCCCAGAACCACCCTCAGTGTGGGCCGAGCAAGGGCCAAATCCATGGTGGCTGGACTTCAGGATATTG AAGCCCTGGATGCCAGCATGCGAGAGAACGGGGATGTGATGTCCCGTTCTGCCGGAGAGCATTATGGGGTGGGTCTGTATGGCTCCCCCCAGGGCACCCCTTCCATGGGCACTCCAGTAGGCACTCCACCAGGCCCTAAGGTTGCATCCATTAAGGCGCGTCCAAGCTCGAAACGCATGACAGCAGCGGAGGTTGAGGACTTGTTCCAGCAcagctcctccccccccaccagcCCCTCCTCGCGTCCACCACGAGTGTATGCAAGTGTGGCGGAAATGAAGAAGGCAAAG GCTATGAAGGCCAGGCATGTGGCCGAGCTCACCCGGATGCACAAGGTGTTCCGGTCTACGCCAGACCTGAAGGCCGGGGTCACGGCGCCCCTGCCAGCTGCCACAGCCGAGGAGAAGCGCAAGTCCATCTCCCAGGAAGATCTGTTCATTTCGACACTGAATGGCCAGGGATCACGACATTCCCTAGCCTGTCCGCCACGCCGCTCTTCCACCCTCGGGAGGAGTCCTGTTGGCGGGGGGTCTCTCGGGTCTAGCCAATCCTGGCAGAGTggggaggatgatgaggatgacgatgaggaggaggaggagagcagtgaCTCCCCTAACTGCTCCCCAGGACCCGTGGAGTACAGGATGCTCCGGCGCTCCCAGTCAGCTGTCAATGCTGCCATGCTGCGCCGGGCTGGTCTCCACCCTCCCCCAAcccaccctccacctccaccacccctcgGCCAGCTCGTGAAGGTTGACATCAGCCGCTCCAAGAGTGACTATGCCACAGTGGGCGTGGCACCCTCAACCCCCGACTCTGCTCCACTGTCGCCTGCCATCCAGTCCAGCTTCCGACCAACAGACAGTGCCAAGTTATATGCCTCACCAGAGGAGGTCAAGGCAGTGGGTTACCGCAGCCCAGACTCAGCGGGCCGCAAGGGCACCAGCGTCAAGACCCGGTCACAGAGCTTGCCACCGAGCACTTCCCGCCCCAGTGTCCAGCGAGGCTCCCCAGAGAGGGCCGCCCAGGCAGCCTACTCTGCCACCGCATACTCCACCTTCCGGGGCGAGGGTCGGGAGGGCAGCAGAAGCCAGGAGCCGCTCTCTCCTCCAGCCACAGCCCCACACAGACCTCCTGTTAGTGATTCTGTGACCTACGCACGACCCAAGAACAACCGCAGTGTTCAGGAGAATGTTGAGACCAATTCCCCCAGTCGTGTGGTTCCTCAAGGGGGTCGCGGcgcccctccaccctccaccccagcACCTGACATCCCTGAGCCAGACTACAGCTCCGATGAAAACTCCTCTGCCCCGTCACTGTCCCAGGATGATTCCAAAAAGACGAAGACCCTCAAGAAGAAGAAACAATCAGTAGCCTTCTCTCCCAACCTAGTGACCTCAACCGATCCCCCAACCCCCCCTCAGCAGGACTCTGATGGACCGCATTATGCTGCTCCCTCCAGAACCCCAGCACCAGCACTAGCCCCTGTGGGACCCCTTGGAGGCAATAACTTCAGGGACATGATAGCACAGAAGGCAGCTGAGAGACAAGCCAGGCAAGATGATGGACCAGAAGGCTCACGGTCAGCCAACTCCAGCCCGGCCAAGAGAATCAACAATGGCAATGGCAACGGGGCTCTTGGAGACGCCATCCAGGAATCTGCACTTTTCAATCGCCAACGAGAAAAGAGTTCTCCGGCACCACAGGTGGGCCGGCCTGTCAGTGGCCCCAATGAGGACCTCAAGATGGGCCGCATCATGAGGAACTCCAAGTCCTGCCCTAATGAGTTCTTAGAAGATGGTGACAACTCCTCCAGCGGTGTGAGCAGTGATCAGGACCCTGCAGAGGCCTACGTCACTGTCATTAACACAGAGTCTGACACCATTTCTGCCACCACCAGCGGCAACGGTGGCTCAGAAAGGTTCCTAAGCCACCAGGGGTCCCGAGATGATAGCTCGGAGGCCTCGGAGAGCTCAGACGAGGCCAGCGACCGCACTTGGATCTTGACCAATGAACGCAGCGGTGAGAGGAGTGATTCCAGGAGTGACAGTGACTCCAACGGTGCCCGGCGCTCCGGCTCACTGACCCGCAACGCTGTGTCACTAGTCAAGCTGCCACCACCCCAAGAGACTACAGAACCTGACCTGGAGGGTGAGACAGCAAGGCAAGGTGACCAGGACACCCTCAGCACAGTGTCCTCCCTCAGTAGCCTCTCCTCAGGCTCTGGGGGCAGCGGTGGGGAGCGGGAGAGGGCACACCCACCCCTCACCCAGGCCCAGCATTCCCTACCCACCACTACTCACCCCCATATGAGAGCCACCCTGCCTAGGACACCATCAGCTGTTACTCGTGCTGCCTCGGCCCCTCCCCAGACTACTCACGGCATGAAAACCGTGGCAGGCGGTTCCCTAACCCGCGGCCGCCCTCGGGAACAGCTCTGGAGTTCtgaaggggagggcgggggaatgGTGCGAGAGAAGAGTGCACCGCCAGCCTCACGCACCCTCGAACGGCCTTACAAGGGCACCATGAACTCGAGGGGGGCAGAGTATGAACGCAGCATTGAGGAGTCTCTGCAGCTGATCCGCATGCACATGGACTCCCTGAATGAGGTGAACACACTCGCTGGGGTGCCGGGGGCTGGCGGGGGAAGTGAGATGGTACTTGCTCCCCCACCAGAGTTCTGTGACCTGTCCTTGTCAGAGCATCACCCACGAAGGAACAAAACAGTGATTCACATCTCCAGTGACACCCAAGACCCGCCTGTCAGTCTGGTGTCAGGGCCatccaggcaccaccaccaccaccatcatcacctgcaccaccaccaccaacaacagcaacagcaaccacAACAGCAGCAACACCCCCAGCAACAACACCCCCAGCAACAACACCAGcaccaactacaacaacaacaacttcaacaGCAGCAACTACAGCAACACCAACTACAACAGCACCAGCTACAACAACAGCAGCTACAACAGCACCAACTTCAACAGCACCAACTACAACAGCACCAGCTACAGCAACACCAAATACAGCAACACCAGCTACAACAGCagctacaacagcaacaactccAGCAACAacttcaacagcaacaacagcaggaaCAAGAAGACGACACTCCACAGTTCCGACACAAGACATTGACCGAGTGGACCACCCGAGACACAACGGAGTGGCTGGAGAGTATTTTTATGCCCGAGTATAAGGATTCTTTTGAGGAGCAAGACATTGACGGTCGAAAGTTGATGGGCCTGAACAACGATGCTCTGATCAACCTGGGTGTGAGGCGGGTTGGTCACAGGGTCAGTATGGAAAAGTCTCTGAAAAGGTATAAACCCACTGAACGCATTGATCTTTGA
- the LOC127008624 gene encoding SH3 and multiple ankyrin repeat domains protein 2-like isoform X7 encodes MPSTTSSVDRFHHYKRPGSRRSRVNYNYKYRRASCPLAFEENSPRRLLRSRSAVIMEDGVSLSSASGSASGAGGSSSASSMAGEEVVLRINVPELKVEKCLQFHRDDLVWDVKQQALAALPKVALWYRELRESFNYGLFCPPQNGRAGKFLDEERPLGDYPLLTPVGYLELKYKRRVYKMLHLEEKALRALHTRANLRRFLEYVKENNVDKVSKMCAKGMDPNFHCQETGETPLTLAARIKKPARMIVAMVNGGALLDYRTRDGVTAMHRAVQASNFEAVKTLLDLGASPNYRDTRGLTPLYYSVTHNTDPLLCEALLHDYAVIGASDSQGWQETHQACRNKMVQHLEHLLFYGADMNAQNASGNTPLHVCAVNNLEDCARVLLFRGCNKNAINYANQTPYQVAVIAGNMDLGEVIKTHNEDDVVPFKEPPKYNPNRRISGVPLSRTHSDPRLEVSTTTKPPSPSPSTRSIPPFSSASSLSETSTGSSSTCTHPSEMDSEECASALGSASLNAAGMDCCDMVSDSSGVCTSNSGSAESYDATPTDVTQFDMGMLVVCLQQYILHKPGHLDINAGDILEVTGSTDDGMLEGVLRGVTGVFPPHCVQEVRLRNPQAVRESLIAPQVARVQGRREMMVPPHYGTAPRIRKPVNEPRTVVLHRGKKGFGFVLRGAKATSPLMERPHERGPALQYLDDVDPGGVADLAGLKKGDYLIKINGEDVSQASHEHVVTLIRKSGDLVQMVVVTPSPMTSFTALKPPMGNIGTIRRGCQTLPRKLHAEALDASMRENGDVMSRSAGEHYGVGLYGSPQGTPSMGTPVGTPPGPKVASIKARPSSKRMTAAEVEDLFQHSSSPPTSPSSRPPRVYASVAEMKKAKMTPRRCKYAFMLRFRASSESPHSDMAVRQSTNKSSSSQNNTHCPPGLRLCFPAMNFIAAAGTAMKARHVAELTRMHKVFRSTPDLKAGVTAPLPAATAEEKRKSISQEDLFISTLNGQGSRHSLACPPRRSSTLGRSPVGGGSLGSSQSWQSGEDDEDDDEEEEESSDSPNCSPGPVEYRMLRRSQSAVNAAMLRRAGLHPPPTHPPPPPPLGQLVKVDISRSKSDYATVGVAPSTPDSAPLSPAIQSSFRPTDSAKLYASPEEVKAVGYRSPDSAGRKGTSVKTRSQSLPPSTSRPSVQRGSPERAAQAAYSATAYSTFRGEGREGSRSQEPLSPPATAPHRPPVSDSVTYARPKNNRSVQENVETNSPSRVVPQGGRGAPPPSTPAPDIPEPDYSSDENSSAPSLSQDDSKKTKTLKKKKQSVAFSPNLVTSTDPPTPPQQDSDGPHYAAPSRTPAPALAPVGPLGGNNFRDMIAQKAAERQARQDDGPEGSRSANSSPAKRINNGNGNGALGDAIQESALFNRQREKSSPAPQVGRPVSGPNEDLKMGRIMRNSKSCPNEFLEDGDNSSSGVSSDQDPAEAYVTVINTESDTISATTSGNGGSERFLSHQGSRDDSSEASESSDEASDRTWILTNERSGERSDSRSDSDSNGARRSGSLTRNAVSLVKLPPPQETTEPDLEGETARQGDQDTLSTVSSLSSLSSGSGGSGGERERAHPPLTQAQHSLPTTTHPHMRATLPRTPSAVTRAASAPPQTTHGMKTVAGGSLTRGRPREQLWSSEGEGGGMVREKSAPPASRTLERPYKGTMNSRGAEYERSIEESLQLIRMHMDSLNEVNTLAGVPGAGGGSEMVLAPPPEFCDLSLSEHHPRRNKTVIHISSDTQDPPVSLVSGPSRHHHHHHHHLHHHHQQQQQQPQQQQHPQQQHPQQQHQHQLQQQQLQQQQLQQHQLQQHQLQQQQLQQHQLQQHQLQQHQLQQHQIQQHQLQQQLQQQQLQQQLQQQQQQEQEDDTPQFRHKTLTEWTTRDTTEWLESIFMPEYKDSFEEQDIDGRKLMGLNNDALINLGVRRVGHRVSMEKSLKRYKPTERIDL; translated from the exons GAACTCCGGGAGAGCTTCAACTATGGACTCTTCTGTCCGCCCCAGAATGGCCGCGCTGGGAAGTTTTTGGATGAGGAGAGGCCACTAGGAGACTACCCTCTCCTTACACCTGTGGGTTATCTAGAG CTTAAGTACAAGCGGAGAGTCTACAAAATGCTTCACCTGGAGGAGAAGGCTCTGCGTGCACTCCACACTCGGGCAAACCTTCGGCGATTCCTGGAGTACGTGAAGGAGAACAATGTGGACAAGGTGTCGAAGATGTGTGCCAAGGGAATGGACCCCAACTTTCACTGTCAGGAAACTGGAG AAACACCGCTGACCCTTGCTGCTCGTATCAAGAAGCCAGCACGCATGATTGTGGCGATGGTGAACGGCGGTGCGCTGCTGGACTACCGCACCAGAGACGGAGTAACTGCTATGCACAGGGCAGTCCAGGCCAGCAACTTTGAGGCTGTAAAAACACTGCTTG ATCTTGGCGCTTCACCGAATTATCGCGACACTCGTGGCCTGACGCCGCTCTACTACTCCGTGACCCACAACACCGACCCCTTGCTGTGTGAGGCTCTGCTGCACGACTATGCTGTCATCGGGGCGTCGGACAGTCAGGGCTGGCAGGAGACCCATCAG GCCTGCCGCAACAAGATGGTTCAGCACCTAGAACATCTGCTCTTTTATGGAGCTGACATGAATGCCCAGAATGCCTCTGGCAACACACCGCTCCATGTGTGTGCCGTCAACAACCTCGAAGACTGTGCCCGCGTCCTGCTGTTCCGAGGATGCAACAAGAATGCTATAAACTATGCCAATCAGACGCCCTATCAG GTGGCAGTCATTGCTGGAAACATGGACCTTGGGGAAGTGATAAAGACCCATAATGAGGATGACGTAG tGCCCTTCAAGGAACCACCAAAATACAACCCAAACAGACGCATCTCTGGAGTGCCTCTCTCCCGCACCCACTCTGACCCCAGACTGGAAGTGAGCACCACTACCAAGCCGCCCTCACCCTCGCCCTCCACCCGCTCCATCCCGCCCTTCagctctgcctcctccctcagTGAGACCTCCACCGGCAGCAGCTCCACCTGCACCCACCCCAGCGAGATGGACAGCGAGGAGTGTGCCAGCGCCCTCGGTTCAGCCAGTCTCAATGCTG CGGGTATGGACTGCTGTGACATGGTGAGTGACAGTTCTGGTGTGTGCACATCAAACAGCGGTAGTGCGGAGAGTTACGACGCCACACCCACAGATGTTACGCAGTTTGACATGGGCATGCTGGTGGTGTGTCTGCAGCAGTACATCCTACACAAGCCTGGACACCTGGACATCAATGCTGGTGACATTCTGGAAG TGACTGGTAGCACGGATGACGGTATGCTGGAGGGGGTGCTGCGGGGGGTGACTGGGGTGTTCCCGCCTCACTGCGTCCAGGAGGTGCGGCTGCGCAACCCCCAGGCTGTGAGGGAGTCCCTGATCGCCCCCCAGGTGGCCAGGGTGCAGGGCCGGCGGGAGATGATGGTGCCACCCCACTACGGCACAGCACCGAGGATCAGGAAGCC TGTCAATGAGCCTCGCACGGTTGTCCTTCACCGGGGCAAGAAAGGCTTTGGGTTTGTGCTGCGGGGTGCCAAGGCTACGTCGCCCCTGATGGAGCGTCCCCATGAGCGCGGCCCGGCCCTGCAATACCTCGACGATGTGGACCCCGGCGGCGTGGCGGACCTGGCAGGACTAAAGAAGGGAGATTACTTGATAAAG ATCAACGGCGAGGATGTGTCCCAGGCATCCCACGAGCATGTTGTAACCTTGATCCGTAAGTCTGGCGACCTGGTGCAGATGGTGGTGGTCACGCCAAGCCCCATGACCTCCTTCACCGCCCTTAAACCGCCGATGGGCAACATTGGCACAATAAGACGTGGGTGCCAGACACTACCCCGAAAACTCCACGCAG AAGCCCTGGATGCCAGCATGCGAGAGAACGGGGATGTGATGTCCCGTTCTGCCGGAGAGCATTATGGGGTGGGTCTGTATGGCTCCCCCCAGGGCACCCCTTCCATGGGCACTCCAGTAGGCACTCCACCAGGCCCTAAGGTTGCATCCATTAAGGCGCGTCCAAGCTCGAAACGCATGACAGCAGCGGAGGTTGAGGACTTGTTCCAGCAcagctcctccccccccaccagcCCCTCCTCGCGTCCACCACGAGTGTATGCAAGTGTGGCGGAAATGAAGAAGGCAAAG ATGACACCAAGGCGATGCAAGTATGCTTTCATGCTGAGGTTCAGGGCATCAAGTGAGAGTCCCCACTCTGACATGGCTGTCAGGCAGTCCACCAACAAAAGCTCCTCCTCCCAGAACAACACACATTGTCCTCCTGGTTTGCGTTTATGTTTCCCGGCCATGAACTTTATAGCAGCGGCCGGCACA GCTATGAAGGCCAGGCATGTGGCCGAGCTCACCCGGATGCACAAGGTGTTCCGGTCTACGCCAGACCTGAAGGCCGGGGTCACGGCGCCCCTGCCAGCTGCCACAGCCGAGGAGAAGCGCAAGTCCATCTCCCAGGAAGATCTGTTCATTTCGACACTGAATGGCCAGGGATCACGACATTCCCTAGCCTGTCCGCCACGCCGCTCTTCCACCCTCGGGAGGAGTCCTGTTGGCGGGGGGTCTCTCGGGTCTAGCCAATCCTGGCAGAGTggggaggatgatgaggatgacgatgaggaggaggaggagagcagtgaCTCCCCTAACTGCTCCCCAGGACCCGTGGAGTACAGGATGCTCCGGCGCTCCCAGTCAGCTGTCAATGCTGCCATGCTGCGCCGGGCTGGTCTCCACCCTCCCCCAAcccaccctccacctccaccacccctcgGCCAGCTCGTGAAGGTTGACATCAGCCGCTCCAAGAGTGACTATGCCACAGTGGGCGTGGCACCCTCAACCCCCGACTCTGCTCCACTGTCGCCTGCCATCCAGTCCAGCTTCCGACCAACAGACAGTGCCAAGTTATATGCCTCACCAGAGGAGGTCAAGGCAGTGGGTTACCGCAGCCCAGACTCAGCGGGCCGCAAGGGCACCAGCGTCAAGACCCGGTCACAGAGCTTGCCACCGAGCACTTCCCGCCCCAGTGTCCAGCGAGGCTCCCCAGAGAGGGCCGCCCAGGCAGCCTACTCTGCCACCGCATACTCCACCTTCCGGGGCGAGGGTCGGGAGGGCAGCAGAAGCCAGGAGCCGCTCTCTCCTCCAGCCACAGCCCCACACAGACCTCCTGTTAGTGATTCTGTGACCTACGCACGACCCAAGAACAACCGCAGTGTTCAGGAGAATGTTGAGACCAATTCCCCCAGTCGTGTGGTTCCTCAAGGGGGTCGCGGcgcccctccaccctccaccccagcACCTGACATCCCTGAGCCAGACTACAGCTCCGATGAAAACTCCTCTGCCCCGTCACTGTCCCAGGATGATTCCAAAAAGACGAAGACCCTCAAGAAGAAGAAACAATCAGTAGCCTTCTCTCCCAACCTAGTGACCTCAACCGATCCCCCAACCCCCCCTCAGCAGGACTCTGATGGACCGCATTATGCTGCTCCCTCCAGAACCCCAGCACCAGCACTAGCCCCTGTGGGACCCCTTGGAGGCAATAACTTCAGGGACATGATAGCACAGAAGGCAGCTGAGAGACAAGCCAGGCAAGATGATGGACCAGAAGGCTCACGGTCAGCCAACTCCAGCCCGGCCAAGAGAATCAACAATGGCAATGGCAACGGGGCTCTTGGAGACGCCATCCAGGAATCTGCACTTTTCAATCGCCAACGAGAAAAGAGTTCTCCGGCACCACAGGTGGGCCGGCCTGTCAGTGGCCCCAATGAGGACCTCAAGATGGGCCGCATCATGAGGAACTCCAAGTCCTGCCCTAATGAGTTCTTAGAAGATGGTGACAACTCCTCCAGCGGTGTGAGCAGTGATCAGGACCCTGCAGAGGCCTACGTCACTGTCATTAACACAGAGTCTGACACCATTTCTGCCACCACCAGCGGCAACGGTGGCTCAGAAAGGTTCCTAAGCCACCAGGGGTCCCGAGATGATAGCTCGGAGGCCTCGGAGAGCTCAGACGAGGCCAGCGACCGCACTTGGATCTTGACCAATGAACGCAGCGGTGAGAGGAGTGATTCCAGGAGTGACAGTGACTCCAACGGTGCCCGGCGCTCCGGCTCACTGACCCGCAACGCTGTGTCACTAGTCAAGCTGCCACCACCCCAAGAGACTACAGAACCTGACCTGGAGGGTGAGACAGCAAGGCAAGGTGACCAGGACACCCTCAGCACAGTGTCCTCCCTCAGTAGCCTCTCCTCAGGCTCTGGGGGCAGCGGTGGGGAGCGGGAGAGGGCACACCCACCCCTCACCCAGGCCCAGCATTCCCTACCCACCACTACTCACCCCCATATGAGAGCCACCCTGCCTAGGACACCATCAGCTGTTACTCGTGCTGCCTCGGCCCCTCCCCAGACTACTCACGGCATGAAAACCGTGGCAGGCGGTTCCCTAACCCGCGGCCGCCCTCGGGAACAGCTCTGGAGTTCtgaaggggagggcgggggaatgGTGCGAGAGAAGAGTGCACCGCCAGCCTCACGCACCCTCGAACGGCCTTACAAGGGCACCATGAACTCGAGGGGGGCAGAGTATGAACGCAGCATTGAGGAGTCTCTGCAGCTGATCCGCATGCACATGGACTCCCTGAATGAGGTGAACACACTCGCTGGGGTGCCGGGGGCTGGCGGGGGAAGTGAGATGGTACTTGCTCCCCCACCAGAGTTCTGTGACCTGTCCTTGTCAGAGCATCACCCACGAAGGAACAAAACAGTGATTCACATCTCCAGTGACACCCAAGACCCGCCTGTCAGTCTGGTGTCAGGGCCatccaggcaccaccaccaccaccatcatcacctgcaccaccaccaccaacaacagcaacagcaaccacAACAGCAGCAACACCCCCAGCAACAACACCCCCAGCAACAACACCAGcaccaactacaacaacaacaacttcaacaGCAGCAACTACAGCAACACCAACTACAACAGCACCAGCTACAACAACAGCAGCTACAACAGCACCAACTTCAACAGCACCAACTACAACAGCACCAGCTACAGCAACACCAAATACAGCAACACCAGCTACAACAGCagctacaacagcaacaactccAGCAACAacttcaacagcaacaacagcaggaaCAAGAAGACGACACTCCACAGTTCCGACACAAGACATTGACCGAGTGGACCACCCGAGACACAACGGAGTGGCTGGAGAGTATTTTTATGCCCGAGTATAAGGATTCTTTTGAGGAGCAAGACATTGACGGTCGAAAGTTGATGGGCCTGAACAACGATGCTCTGATCAACCTGGGTGTGAGGCGGGTTGGTCACAGGGTCAGTATGGAAAAGTCTCTGAAAAGGTATAAACCCACTGAACGCATTGATCTTTGA